A region of Drosophila suzukii chromosome 2L, CBGP_Dsuzu_IsoJpt1.0, whole genome shotgun sequence DNA encodes the following proteins:
- the LOC139352324 gene encoding histone H2B, with protein sequence MPPKTSGKAAKKAGKAQKNITKTDKKKKRKRKESYAIYIYKVLKQVHPDTGISSKAMSIMNSFVNDIFERIAAEASRLAHYNKRSTITSREIQTAVRLLLPGELAKHAVSEGTKAVTKYTSSK encoded by the coding sequence ATGCCGCCGAAAACTAGTGGAAAGGCAGCCAAGAAGGCTGGCAAAGCCCAGAAGAACATCACCAAGACCGATAAGAAGAAGAAGCGCAAGAGGAAGGAGAGCTACGCCATCTACATTTACAAGGTCCTGAAGCAGGTCCACCCTGACACCGGTATTTCGTCGAAGGCGATGAGCATCATGAACAGCTTTGTGAATGATATCTTCGAGCGCATTGCTGCAGAGGCGTCTCGTCTGGCTCACTACAACAAGCGCTCGACCATAACCAGTCGGGAGATCCAAACGGCTGTTCGCCTGCTCCTGCCCGGAGAGTTGGCCAAGCACGCCGTCAGTGAGGGAACCAAGGCTGTCACCAAGTACACCAGCTCCAAGTAA
- the LOC139352325 gene encoding histone H2A: MSGRGKGGKVKGKAKSRSNRAGLQFPVGRIHRLLRKGNYAERVGAGAPVYLAAVMEYLAAEVLELAGNAARDNKKTRIIPRHLQLAIRNDEELNKLLSGVTIAQGGVLPNIQAVLLPKKTEKKA; this comes from the coding sequence ATGTCTGGTCGTGGAAAAGGTGGCAAAGTGAAGGGAAAGGCAAAGTCCCGCTCTAACCGTGCCGGTCTTCAGTTCCCAGTGGGCCGTATTCACCGTTTGCTCCGCAAGGGCAACTATGCCGAGCGAGTTGGGGCCGGCGCTCCAGTTTACCTGGCTGCTGTGATGGAATATCTGGCCGCTGAGGTTCTCGAATTGGCTGGCAATGCTGCTCGTGACAACAAGAAGACTAGGATTATTCCTCGTCATCTGCAGCTGGCCATCCGCAACGACGAGGAGTTGAACAAACTGCTCTCCGGCGTCACCATTGCCCAGGGTGGAGTGTTGCCCAACATCCAGGCTGTTCTGTTGCCCAAGAAGACCGAGAAGAAGGCTTAA
- the LOC139352326 gene encoding histone H4 — translation MTGRGKGGKGLGKGGAKRHRKVLRDNIQGITKPAIRRLARRGGVKRISGLIYEETRGVLKVFLENVIRDAVTYTEHAKRKTVTAMDVVYALKRQGRTLYGFGG, via the coding sequence ATGACTGGTCGCGGTAAAGGAGGAAAAGGCTTGGGAAAAGGAGGCGCCAAGCGTCATCGCAAAGTGCTGCGGGATAACATTCAGGGTATCACTAAGCCAGCAATCCGCCGTTTGGCTCGTCGCGGCGGTGTAAAGCGCATCTCGGGACTCATTTACGAGGAAACACGTGGCGTCCTGAAGGTGTTCTTGGAGAACGTTATCCGCGATGCCGTCACCTACACCGAACACGCCAAGAGGAAGACTGTCACAGCCATGGATGTTGTGTACGCCTTGAAGAGGCAAGGCCGCACCCTATACGGCTTCGGCGGTTAA
- the LOC139352327 gene encoding histone H3: MARTKQTARKSTGGKAPRKQLATKAARKSAPATGGVKKPHRYRPGTVALREIRRYQKSTELLIRKLPFQRLVREIAQDFKTDLRFQSSAVMALQEASEAYLVGLFEDTNLCAIHAKRVTIMPKDIQLARRIRGERA; the protein is encoded by the coding sequence ATGGCCCGTACCAAGCAAACCGCTCGGAAATCGACTGGTGGCAAGGCGCCACGCAAACAACTGGCTACTAAGGCCGCTCGCAAGAGCGCCCCAGCCACCGGAGGCGTGAAGAAGCCCCATCGGTATCGCCCTGGAACGGTTGCCCTGCGTGAGATCCGTCGATACCAGAAGAGTACCGAGCTCCTGATCCGCAAGCTGCCTTTCCAGCGTCTGGTGCGGGAAATCGCTCAGGACTTCAAGACTGACCTGCGATTCCAGAGCTCGGCGGTGATGGCTCTGCAGGAAGCTAGCGAGGCCTATCTGGTTGGCCTCTTTGAAGATACCAACTTGTGCGCCATTCATGCCAAGCGTGTCACCATCATGCCCAAAGACATCCAGTTGGCCCGTCGCATTCGCGGCGAGCGTGCTTAA
- the LOC139352328 gene encoding histone H1-like has protein sequence MSESAVATAASPVAAPSAPVEKKVATKKASGSAAPKVKKAAAPPSHPPTQQMVDASIKNLKERGGSSLLAIKKYITATYKCDAQKLAPFIKKYLKSAVVNGKLIQTKGKGASGSFKLSASAKKDPKPKPASAEKKVKSKKVAVKKTGSTAKKAAAGADDKKPKAKKAVATKKTAEKKKTEKAKAKDAKKTGTVKAKPAAAKAKSTAAKAKAAKAPKAKPAASVKPKKAVKKAAAPATAKKPKAKTTAAKK, from the coding sequence ATGTCTGAATCTGCAGTTGCAACGGCCGCTTCCCCAGTGGCTGCCCCGTCAGCGCCAGTTGAGAAGAAGGTGGCCACCAAAAAGGCATCTGGATCCGCTGCCCCAAAGGTGAAAAAGGCTGCTGCCCCGCCATCGCATCCGCCAACTCAACAAATGGTGGACGCATCCATCAAGAATTTGAAGGAACGTGGCGGCTCATCGCTTTTGGCAATCAAGAAATACATCACTGCCACCTATAAATGCGATGCCCAGAAGCTTGCTCCATTCATCAAGAAATACTTGAAATCGGCCGTGGTAAATGGAAAGCTGATCCAAACAAAGGGAAAGGGGGCGTCTGGCTCATTTAAACTGTCGGCCTCCGCCAAGAAGGATCCGAAGCCGAAGCCTGCGTCTGCTGAGAAGAAGGTGAAAAGCAAGAAGGTAGCCGTCAAGAAGACCGGATCCACCGCCAAGAAAGCTGCCGCCGGAGCTGACGACAAGAAGCCCAAGGCTAAGAAGGCTGTTGCCACCAAAAAGACCGCAGAGAAGAAGAAAACCGAGAAGGCGAAGGCCAAGGATGCCAAGAAAACTGGAACCGTAAAGGCGAAGCCAGCAGCAGCGAAGGCCAAGTCGACCGCAGCGAAGGCAAAGGCGGCGAAAGCACCAAAGGCCAAGCCAGCGGCGTCTGTTAAGCCTAAAAAGGCTGTGAAGAAAGCAGCTGCTCCTGCTACTGCTAAAAAGCCGAAAGCCAAAACTACGGCGGCCAAGAAGTAA
- the LOC139352329 gene encoding histone H2B has protein sequence MPPKTSGKAAKKAGKAQKNITKTDKKKKRKRKESYAIYIYKVLKQVHPDTGISSKAMSIMNSFVNDIFERIAAEASRLAHYNKRSTITSREIQTAVRLLLPGELAKHAVSEGTKAVTKYTSSK, from the coding sequence ATGCCGCCAAAAACTAGTGGAAAGGCAGCCAAGAAGGCTGGCAAAGCCCAGAAGAACATCACCAAGACCGATAAGAAGAAGAAGCGCAAGAGGAAGGAGAGCTACGCCATCTACATTTACAAGGTCCTGAAGCAGGTCCACCCTGACACCGGTATTTCGTCGAAGGCGATGAGCATCATGAACAGCTTTGTGAATGATATCTTCGAGCGCATTGCTGCAGAGGCGTCTCGTCTGGCTCACTACAACAAGCGCTCGACCATAACCAGTCGGGAGATCCAAACGGCTGTTCGCCTGCTCCTGCCCGGAGAGTTGGCCAAGCACGCCGTCAGTGAGGGAACCAAGGCTGTCACCAAGTACACCAGCTCCAAGTAA
- the LOC139352330 gene encoding histone H2A yields MSGRGKGGKVKGKAKSRSNRAGLQFPVGRIHRLLRKGNYAERVGAGAPVYLAAVMEYLAAEVLELAGNAARDNKKTRIIPRHLQLAIRNDEELNKLLSGVTIAQGGVLPNIQAVLLPKKTEKKA; encoded by the coding sequence ATGTCTGGTCGTGGAAAAGGTGGCAAAGTGAAGGGAAAGGCAAAGTCGCGCTCTAACCGTGCCGGTCTTCAGTTCCCAGTGGGCCGTATTCATCGTTTGCTCCGCAAGGGCAACTATGCCGAGCGAGTTGGGGCCGGCGCTCCAGTTTACCTGGCTGCTGTGATGGAATATCTGGCCGCTGAGGTTCTCGAATTGGCTGGCAATGCTGCTCGTGACAACAAGAAGACTAGGATTATTCCTCGTCATCTGCAGCTGGCCATCCGCAACGACGAGGAGTTGAACAAACTGCTCTCCGGCGTCACCATTGCCCAGGGTGGAGTGTTGCCCAACATCCAGGCTGTTCTGTTGCCCAAGAAGACCGAGAAGAAGGCTTAA
- the LOC139352332 gene encoding histone H3, translating to MARTKQTARKSTGGKAPRKQLATKAARKSAPATGGVKKPHRYRPGTVALREIRRYQKSTELLIRKLPFQRLVREIAQDFKTDLRFQSSAVMALQEASEAYLVGLFEDTNLCAIHAKRVTIMPKDIQLARRIRGERA from the coding sequence ATGGCCCGTACCAAGCAAACCGCTCGGAAATCGACTGGTGGCAAGGCGCCACGCAAACAACTGGCTACTAAGGCCGCTCGCAAGAGCGCCCCAGCCACCGGAGGCGTGAAGAAGCCCCATCGGTATCGCCCTGGAACGGTTGCCCTGCGTGAGATCCGTCGATACCAGAAGAGTACCGAGCTCCTGATCCGCAAGCTGCCTTTCCAGCGTCTGGTGCGTGAAATCGCTCAGGACTTCAAGACTGACCTGCGATTCCAGAGCTCGGCGGTGATGGCTCTGCAGGAAGCTAGCGAGGCCTATCTGGTTGGCCTCTTTGAAGATACCAACTTGTGCGCCATTCATGCCAAGCGTGTCACCATCATGCCCAAAGACATCCAGTTGGCCCGTCGCATTCGCGGCGAGCGTGCTTAA
- the LOC139352333 gene encoding histone H1-like, with protein sequence MSESAVATAASPVAAPSAPVEKKVATKKTSGSAAPKVKKAAAPPSHPPTQQMVDASIKNLKERGGSSLLAIKKYITATYKCDAQKLAPFIKKYLKSAVVNGKLIQTKGKGASGSFKLSASAKKDPKPKPASAEKKVKSKKVAVKKTGSTAKKAAAGADDKKPKAKKAVATKKTAEKKKTEKAKAKDAKKTGTVKAKPAAAKAKSTAAKAKAAKAPKAKPAASVKPKKAVKKAAAPATAKKPKAKTTAAKK encoded by the coding sequence ATGTCTGAATCTGCAGTTGCAACGGCCGCTTCCCCAGTGGCTGCCCCGTCAGCGCCAGTTGAGAAGAAGGTGGCCACCAAAAAGACATCTGGATCCGCTGCCCCAAAGGTGAAAAAGGCTGCTGCCCCGCCATCGCATCCGCCAACTCAACAAATGGTGGACGCATCCATCAAGAATTTGAAGGAACGTGGCGGCTCATCGCTTTTGGCAATCAAGAAATACATCACTGCCACCTATAAATGCGATGCCCAGAAGCTTGCTCCATTCATCAAGAAATACTTGAAATCGGCCGTGGTAAATGGAAAGCTGATCCAAACAAAGGGAAAGGGGGCGTCTGGCTCATTTAAACTGTCGGCCTCCGCCAAGAAGGATCCGAAGCCGAAGCCTGCGTCTGCTGAGAAGAAGGTGAAAAGCAAGAAGGTAGCCGTCAAGAAGACCGGATCCACCGCCAAGAAAGCTGCCGCCGGAGCTGACGACAAGAAGCCCAAGGCTAAGAAGGCTGTTGCCACCAAAAAGACCGCAGAGAAGAAGAAAACCGAGAAGGCGAAGGCCAAGGATGCCAAGAAAACTGGAACCGTAAAGGCGAAGCCAGCAGCAGCGAAGGCCAAGTCGACCGCAGCGAAGGCAAAGGCGGCGAAAGCACCAAAGGCCAAGCCAGCGGCGTCTGTTAAGCCTAAAAAGGCTGTGAAGAAAGCAGCTGCTCCTGCTACTGCTAAAAAGCCGAAAGCCAAAACTACGGCGGCCAAGAAGTAA
- the LOC139352334 gene encoding histone H2B yields MPPKTSGKAAKKAGKAQKNITKTDKKKKRKRKESYAIYIYKVLKQVHPDTGISSKAMSIMNSFVNDIFERIAAEASRLAHYNKRSTITSREIQTAVRLLLPGELAKHAVSEGTKAVTKYTSSK; encoded by the coding sequence ATGCCGCCGAAAACTAGTGGAAAGGCAGCCAAGAAGGCTGGCAAAGCCCAGAAGAACATCACCAAGACCGATAAGAAGAAGAAGCGCAAGAGGAAAGAGAGCTACGCCATCTACATTTACAAGGTCCTGAAGCAGGTCCACCCTGACACCGGTATTTCGTCGAAGGCGATGAGCATCATGAACAGCTTTGTGAATGATATCTTCGAGCGCATTGCTGCCGAGGCGTCTCGTCTGGCTCACTACAACAAGCGCTCGACCATAACCAGTCGGGAGATCCAAACGGCTGTTCGCCTGCTCCTGCCCGGAGAGTTGGCCAAGCACGCCGTCAGTGAGGGAACCAAGGCTGTCACCAAGTACACCAGCTCCAAGTAA
- the LOC139352215 gene encoding histone H4-like translates to MTGRGKGGKGLGKGGAKRHRKVLRDNIQGITKPAIRRLARRGGVKRISGLIYEETRGVLKVFLENVIRDAVTYTEHAKRKTVTAMDVVYALKRQGRTN, encoded by the coding sequence ATGACTGGTCGCGGTAAAGGAGGAAAAGGCTTGGGAAAAGGAGGCGCCAAGCGTCATCGCAAAGTGCTGCGGGATAACATTCAGGGTATCACTAAGCCAGCAATCCGCCGTTTGGCTCGTCGCGGCGGTGTAAAGCGCATCTCGGGACTCATTTACGAGGAAACACGTGGCGTCCTGAAGGTGTTCTTGGAGAACGTTATCCGCGATGCCGTCACCTACACCGAACACGCCAAGAGGAAGACTGTCACAGCCATGGATGTTGTGTACGCCTTGAAGAGGCAAGGCCGCACCAACTAG
- the LOC139352337 gene encoding histone H1-like — MSESAVATAASPVAAPSAPVEKKVATKKASGSAAPKVKKAAAPPSHPPTQQMVDASIKNLKERGGSSLLAIKKYITATYKCDAQKLAPFIKKYLKSAVVNGKLIQTKGKGASGSFKLSASAKKDPKPKPASAEKKVKSKKVAVKKTGSTAKKAAAGADDKKPKAKKAVATKKTAEKKKTEKAKAKDVKKTGTVKAKPAAAKAKSTAAKAKAAKAPKAKPAASVKPKKAVKKAAAPATAKKPKAKTTAAKK; from the coding sequence ATGTCTGAATCTGCAGTTGCAACGGCCGCTTCCCCAGTGGCTGCCCCGTCAGCGCCAGTTGAGAAGAAGGTGGCCACCAAAAAGGCATCTGGATCCGCTGCCCCAAAGGTGAAAAAGGCTGCTGCCCCGCCATCGCATCCGCCAACTCAACAAATGGTGGACGCATCCATCAAGAATTTGAAGGAACGTGGCGGCTCATCGCTTTTGGCAATCAAGAAATACATCACTGCCACCTATAAATGCGATGCCCAGAAGCTTGCTCCATTCATCAAGAAATACTTGAAATCGGCCGTGGTAAATGGAAAGCTGATCCAAACAAAGGGAAAGGGGGCGTCTGGCTCATTTAAACTGTCGGCCTCCGCCAAGAAGGATCCGAAGCCGAAGCCTGCGTCTGCTGAGAAGAAGGTGAAAAGCAAGAAGGTAGCCGTCAAGAAGACCGGATCCACCGCCAAGAAAGCTGCCGCCGGAGCTGACGACAAGAAGCCCAAGGCTAAGAAGGCTGTTGCCACCAAAAAGACCGCAGAGAAGAAGAAAACCGAGAAGGCGAAGGCCAAGGATGTCAAGAAAACTGGAACCGTAAAGGCGAAGCCAGCAGCAGCGAAGGCCAAGTCGACCGCAGCGAAGGCAAAGGCGGCGAAAGCACCAAAGGCCAAGCCAGCGGCGTCTGTTAAGCCTAAAAAGGCTGTGAAGAAAGCAGCTGCTCCTGCTACTGCTAAAAAGCCGAAAGCCAAAACTACGGCGGCCAAGAAGTAA
- the LOC139352216 gene encoding histone H2B-like gives MPLKTSGKAAKKAGKAQKNITKTDKKKKRKRKESYAIYIYKVLKQVHPDTGISSKAMSIMNSFVNDIFERIAAEASRLAHYNKRSTITSREIQTAVRLLLPGELAKHAVSEGTKAVTKYTSSK, from the coding sequence ATGCCGTTGAAAACTAGTGGAAAGGCAGCCAAGAAGGCTGGCAAAGCCCAGAAGAACATCACCAAGACCGATAAGAAGAAGAAGCGCAAGAGGAAGGAGAGCTACGCCATCTACATTTACAAGGTCCTGAAGCAGGTCCACCCTGACACCGGTATTTCGTCGAAGGCGATGAGCATCATGAACAGCTTTGTGAATGATATCTTCGAGCGCATTGCTGCAGAGGCGTCTCGTCTGGCTCACTACAACAAGCGCTCGACCATAACCAGTCGGGAGATCCAAACGGCTGTTCGCCTGCTCCTGCCCGGAGAGTTGGCCAAGCACGCCGTCAGTGAGGGAACCAAGGCTGTCACCAAGTACACCAGCTCCAAGTAA
- the LOC139352338 gene encoding histone H2A — MSGRGKGGKVKGKAKSRSNRAGLQFPVGRIHRLLRKGNYAERVGAGAPVYLAAVMEYLAAEVLELAGNAARDNKKTRIIPRHLQLAIRNDEELNKLLSGVTIAQGGVLPNIQAVLLPKKTEKKA; from the coding sequence ATGTCTGGTCGTGGAAAAGGTGGCAAAGTGAAGGGAAAGGCAAAGTCGCGCTCTAACCGTGCCGGTCTTCAGTTCCCAGTGGGCCGTATTCACCGTTTGCTCCGCAAGGGCAACTATGCCGAGCGAGTTGGGGCCGGCGCTCCAGTTTACCTGGCTGCTGTGATGGAATATCTGGCCGCTGAGGTTCTCGAATTGGCTGGCAATGCTGCTCGTGACAACAAGAAGACTAGGATTATTCCTCGTCATCTGCAGCTGGCCATCCGCAACGACGAGGAGTTGAACAAACTGCTCTCCGGCGTCACCATTGCCCAGGGTGGAGTGTTGCCCAACATCCAGGCTGTTCTGTTGCCCAAGAAGACCGAGAAGAAGGCTTAA
- the LOC139352954 gene encoding histone H4-like produces the protein MTGRGKGGKVLGKGGAKRHRKVLRDNIQGITKPAIRRLARRGGVKRISGLIYEETRGVLKVFLENVIRDAVTYTEHAKRKTVTAMDVVYALKRQGRTLYGFGG, from the coding sequence ATGACTGGTCGCGGTAAAGGAGGAAAAGTCTTGGGAAAAGGAGGCGCCAAGCGTCATCGCAAAGTGCTGCGGGATAACATTCAGGGTATCACTAAGCCAGCAATCCGCCGTTTGGCTCGTCGCGGCGGTGTAAAGCGCATCTCGGGACTCATTTACGAGGAAACACGTGGCGTCCTGAAGGTGTTCTTGGAGAACGTTATCCGCGATGCCGTCACCTACACCGAACACGCCAAGAGGAAGACTGTCACAGCCATGGATGTTGTGTACGCCTTGAAGAGGCAAGGCCGCACCCTATACGGCTTCGGCGGTTAA
- the LOC139352217 gene encoding histone H1-like — MSESAVATAASPVAAPSAPVEKKVATKKASVSAAPKVKKAAAPPSHPPTQQMVDASIKNLKERGGSSLLAIKKYITATYKCDAQKLAPFIKKYLKSAVVNGKLIQTKGKGASGSFKLSASAKKDPKPKPASAEKKVKSKKVAVKKTGSTAKKAAAGADDKKPKAKKAVATKKTAEKKKTEKAKAKDAKKTGTVKAKPAAAKAKSTAAKAKAAKAPKAKPAASVKPKKAVKKAAAPATAKKPKAKTTAAKK, encoded by the coding sequence ATGTCTGAATCTGCAGTTGCAACGGCCGCTTCCCCAGTGGCTGCCCCGTCAGCGCCAGTTGAGAAGAAGGTGGCCACCAAAAAGGCATCTGTATCCGCTGCCCCAAAGGTGAAAAAGGCTGCTGCCCCGCCATCGCATCCGCCAACTCAACAAATGGTGGACGCATCCATCAAGAATTTGAAGGAACGTGGCGGCTCATCGCTTTTGGCAATCAAGAAATACATCACTGCCACCTATAAATGCGATGCCCAGAAGCTTGCTCCATTCATCAAGAAATACTTGAAATCGGCCGTGGTAAATGGAAAGCTGATCCAAACAAAGGGAAAGGGGGCGTCTGGCTCATTTAAACTGTCGGCCTCCGCCAAGAAGGATCCGAAGCCGAAGCCTGCGTCTGCTGAGAAGAAGGTGAAAAGCAAGAAGGTAGCCGTCAAGAAGACCGGATCCACCGCCAAGAAAGCTGCCGCCGGAGCTGACGACAAGAAGCCCAAGGCTAAGAAGGCTGTTGCCACCAAAAAGACCGCAGAGAAGAAGAAAACCGAGAAGGCGAAGGCCAAGGATGCCAAGAAAACTGGAACCGTAAAGGCGAAGCCAGCAGCAGCGAAGGCCAAGTCGACCGCAGCGAAGGCAAAGGCGGCGAAAGCACCAAAGGCCAAGCCAGCGGCGTCTGTTAAGCCTAAAAAGGCTGTGAAGAAAGCAGCTGCTCCTGCTACTGCTAAAAAGCCGAAAGCCAAAACTACGGCGGCCAAGAAGTAA